Genomic window (Verrucomicrobiaceae bacterium):
TGGTCACCACGCCCGCCGGAGTGATCTTGCGGATGATCTGGTTGGAGATGTCTGCCACATAGACATTGCCGTCACCATCCACCGCCGTCCCGGTTGAATTGCTGAAGCGTGCAGCGCTGCCGGTGCCATTGGCACTGCCCTCGCTGCCCGCAAGACCCGCGAAGGTGCTCCACTGATACTGCTGGGCGTTTACAGAAGAGCAAAGCGCGACCAGCGAGACGGCGAGACCAATGAGCAGGTGTGGTTTCATGAGCGTGTGAGAGGAGGGGATGGGCAGTTTTGCGTAGCCGTGCTCGCAAGAGCGTAAGGCTGGGGACTTTCTGACCACCTTCTTGCGAAGGCGGTGACGCGGGCGCTGAGCGGACCAGTCAGGGTGGCGGGCCCATGGTGAAGCCACCGTAGGCGAGCGGGGCGGTGTGGCGCTCGAATGACATGGTGGTGTTCGCTAGGGGCTGGGGGTCTGAGTGGCTGGACTTGGGGGATCGGTGAAGGGGCTTCGGCGGCGAGCCTGGCTACTCTTTTCTATTTGCGCAGTTCAAACCGCGCCTGCCGAGCGTGGAGGACTTTGTGGAGCTGTATCGGGCGCCGTTGTGATCACGGCGGCAGGGTCACCTGCACGCGGCCAAAGCACTTCGGGGTGGTGGCTGCGTTGTAGGGTTCCTCGTAGATCACGCGCTCCCAGGTGTCGTCGATGGGAATGATGGTGGGGGTGTCCGTCAACGGCACCCAGGAGTTCGGGAGGGTGATGTCCGGGCTCTTCTGCGGGGTGTAGATCAGGCCGCTGTTTCTCCGCCGCAGGAACTCGTAGCGGAAGATGCTGCTGGGGCCGTTCGGCTGCGTCGTGATGCCCGGCAGGCCGCCGCTGCCTCCAGAAGCCATGGTCCGGGAGTCCGGGCCGCTGAGGTTCATGTTGAAGGCATATTTCAGGAGGTTGGCCACACCATCGTCGTGAGGCGTGGCATCCAGCGCTGCCGCTGGGCCGTTGAGACCTGCCGCTGCAATGACATTCGCAGCTAGTTGCAGGGGATTGGTGGCTGGAGGCGTGATCGTGACGGTGAAGATGGATGTGCCTTGGTTGCCTGCGGCATCTCTGGCCGTGACAGTCACCACCGTGGCTCCCACGGGTAAAAGCGATCCGCTGGGTGGATCGTAAGTGATGGCGGTGACTCCGACCGTGTCTGCGGCAGTTCCTTCATCATAGTTGACGACAGCCCCAGCAGAACTGGCCGCAGCCACTGATCTATCCGCCGGTGCCGTCACGACTGGGGGCGTGGTATCCCTCACGGTGACCACAAATCTCCCTGTCACGGCTTGTCCCACGGCGTCCTGTGCGGTCGCCTCGACGGTCGTTGGACCCACGGGGAAGACGCTGCCGCTGGAGTGTGACACTATTGGCACCAGGGGCTGCCATCCGGCATTCTGAGCAGTCACCGCAAAAGTCACCGCCGAGCCAGCCGCAGACAGGGCCTCCACCGTGATGTCGGCGGGGACCTCCAGGCTCGGTCCCGCCTGAAAGCCAGAAAGGGTGATGGCTGTCGAGGTAATCGTCACGGCGAAGCTGCCCGTGACAAATTGCTGAATGCCTCCGCCAAGAGCTTGTGAGGTGGCTCGCACGCGGCCATTGACCAGATTGCCAAAGGTGCCGGAGATACTGCTCGCGGTTGCAACGGTGATCTGGTCGGCAGGAAGTGGCGGAGCACTCAGTGTGTAGCGGACCGCTAGGCGACCGTTGAGAGCCAGATTTCCACCTCCACTTGCAAGGGGCACGACTTGCAGTGCAGAGCCATCGGTGATGTCCACTTGCAACGCACCCGCTGCCTGAAGGGTCACATTTCCGTGAACGATGAGGTGCTCAGGCTTGAGCACGCCACCGACGAACAGATTGTTGGAGTAGATGTCTCCGAAACCACCTAACTCCCCGTCAAAATTCACAGCACCGGGAAGCACCGTGATCGGTACGGGAAGCAGGCTATCCGCAGTCGTGTAACCGCTGATGATGCCCCCCTCCAGGGACATTTTGCCATCCATGACGATGCTTTCCGCCCTCACATGTCCGGTGCCCACCATCACCTCTCCCCATTTCTCCGCCACATCGTCTGCGTGGATGGACAGCTCCCCCACCACATCCAAAAGGGGGGCAAACTGAGACTTGGTCACCCATAGGGCATCGATCACGGGGCCGATTTCCACCGTAGTGCCGGGTTCTACCGGATCCGCCGTAAAGGTGATGTATGTAGTGGTGTTCGTTGCTTCGAATTCCACTTCCACGTCGATGTAAGCGGCGTTTCCAGGGGCGGCGAACGGAAATTCCAAAGGTGCCTGAAGGGGGAGAGTCGGGCTTGAGACGATGACCTTCCCGCCTCTCGGTAACTGGCCGCCCGAGGCCTTGAATTTCAGCGTATAGGTCTGCCCCATCCGAGTGCCAGCACTGACCGTCGCCTCACTGACCGCCAGATTTCTCGACTTCAGGCCATGCGCTGGTGGAAAGGCTGGCAGCGTTAGGATCTCGGCTCCAAGGCCATCTTCAAAACTCATCGGCAAACTCGGCGAATCGACACCGTGAAGCAGATTTGAGACGCCGCCCACCATGATCACGGTTCCGTCGATAACTCGCAGATCACCAGAACGGAAGTAACTGGAATCTCCCTCCAAGGCTAGCTCTGCGTCCAGTCCCATGGCTCCCATGTCACGCTCGATTTCCATCGGCGCTTCCACGGGCGAACCATCCCTCAGAACATCCAGCGATGCGCCATTGATCAACCTCAGCACACCGCCCAGATACCTCAATTTGTCCAGGCCATCTTCACCTCCGAATACCAGGGCACCTTCGCCATCCAGCTCAATAGCCTCATCACCCTGAATATGCACCAATGAAGTAAGATACACGGAAGCGCTAAGGCCCGGCCGCGCGGAGACAATCACCAGACCTTCTTCATGATCAATCAGCCCAGTGTCATTGAAGAGGTCAGCGATACCGCCGACTGCGGCATTGTGTATTGTCGCATTCACGATCAATTCACCCTGGTTGATGAGACGTACTGTGTCAATGATATGGGGTGGGGCCTTTGGTCGCCAGCCTCGGTCCCGTATCTCGAAAACGCCCCGGTTGCTCACGATGCGCTCTGTGAGTGTGAATGCATAAGCGGGTGTAATGAAACTGAAGAGATTGTCATAATTGATGATCTTGCTACC
Coding sequences:
- a CDS encoding HYR domain-containing protein, which gives rise to MKSSPLLFLYTPCAWFLLTAALQARIQFNWHRDDNVPPLWNNLSNWSPEWDPSMQYGQPYPSNYEVDNLSQHLFDVYLTNDVSGDGVIIPANASIDVMGLNMDPTVNLVIQGWLTVHGGYAVPRAGGSASINRDLVISGENPSIFAPGLLGLGSGPSGWGIGLDYWGVEALEIGEEGDLTLELPGSKIINYDNLFSFITPAYAFTLTERIVSNRGVFEIRDRGWRPKAPPHIIDTVRLINQGELIVNATIHNAAVGGIADLFNDTGLIDHEEGLVIVSARPGLSASVYLTSLVHIQGDEAIELDGEGALVFGGEDGLDKLRYLGGVLRLINGASLDVLRDGSPVEAPMEIERDMGAMGLDAELALEGDSSYFRSGDLRVIDGTVIMVGGVSNLLHGVDSPSLPMSFEDGLGAEILTLPAFPPAHGLKSRNLAVSEATVSAGTRMGQTYTLKFKASGGQLPRGGKVIVSSPTLPLQAPLEFPFAAPGNAAYIDVEVEFEATNTTTYITFTADPVEPGTTVEIGPVIDALWVTKSQFAPLLDVVGELSIHADDVAEKWGEVMVGTGHVRAESIVMDGKMSLEGGIISGYTTADSLLPVPITVLPGAVNFDGELGGFGDIYSNNLFVGGVLKPEHLIVHGNVTLQAAGALQVDITDGSALQVVPLASGGGNLALNGRLAVRYTLSAPPLPADQITVATASSISGTFGNLVNGRVRATSQALGGGIQQFVTGSFAVTITSTAITLSGFQAGPSLEVPADITVEALSAAGSAVTFAVTAQNAGWQPLVPIVSHSSGSVFPVGPTTVEATAQDAVGQAVTGRFVVTVRDTTPPVVTAPADRSVAAASSAGAVVNYDEGTAADTVGVTAITYDPPSGSLLPVGATVVTVTARDAAGNQGTSIFTVTITPPATNPLQLAANVIAAAGLNGPAAALDATPHDDGVANLLKYAFNMNLSGPDSRTMASGGSGGLPGITTQPNGPSSIFRYEFLRRRNSGLIYTPQKSPDITLPNSWVPLTDTPTIIPIDDTWERVIYEEPYNAATTPKCFGRVQVTLPP